Sequence from the Deltaproteobacteria bacterium genome:
GCAAGCGCTCACTGCCCTTAGCAACCGTAGGATAGCGGATGGCACTGACCCAAAAGCCTTGCTCAAATAATTTTTGTGAAAGTTCGAGGGCCTTTTCGGAAGAACCCATGAGGATAGGAATAATGGGACTTGATATTTGTGAAGCGTGAAACGTGAGACGTGAGGCGTTTAAAACTTTAGAAAAATGATGAATATTCTCCCATAATTTTGCTCTCCGTTCGGGTTCTTGTTCCACAATTTCAATCGCTCTGAGCGAAGCCGCCAGCACGCCGGGTGGAAGTGAAGTCGTATAAATAAAAGATCGGGCCTTGTTGATGAGTAATTCAATCACGTCTGTTGCCGCAGCCACATAAGCGCCAAAGCTGCCTAAGGCCTTTCCGAAAGTACCCATTTGGATTAAATTTTCTTGAAGATAAGAAGGACGGCCATCTGGCCAAATAGCTTCCACCAAGCCTTTGCCATTTTTACCAAAAACTCCAGTGGCGTGGGCTTCGTCCACCATCAGGTAACAATCATATTTTTCAGCAAGAGCTGCAAGATCTTGAAGCGGGGCCAAATCGCCATCCATACTGAAGATGGAGTCGGTAACGATGAGGCGTTTCACCCTCCCCCCAGCCCCCTCCCCTCGAGGGAGGGGGGAATGATATTGTCCACCATCCGGAGAGGAAAGAGAATATTGCCCCCTCTCCCTTGAGGGGAGAGGGTCAGGGTGAGGGTGACAATTGGATTTCAACAACTCTCCCAAATGATTCATATCGTTGTGCCGATACACTTTCGTAGTCGCTTTCGATAAACGACACCCATCGATGATGGACGCATGATTCAATTCGTCCGAATAAATCTCATCTCCCTCCCGCAGCAGCGCAGTAATAATTCCCAGATTCGCTTGATAACCCGAATTAAAAACCAAAGCGGCTTCTGTATTTTTAAATTGGGCAATTTTTTCTTCGAGTTGTTGGTGCAGACTCATAGATCCAGTAATGAGGCGAGAAGCGCCACTGCTGGTTCCAAACTGCTCGGTGGCCTGAATCGCGGCATCTTTGAGACGATGGTCATTCGCGAGACCCAGATAATTATTGGAGGAGAAGTTGAGAAGTTTGCGGCCTTGAAATTCGACATAGGGGCCTATGTCGGAGGAGATGGTTTTGAGAGAGCGATATAAATTATTGGATTGGAGTTCCTGAATCTCCTGAGAAATATTTAGCATGGAAATGAGTTAAGCTATCTTTTTCATCTTGTAAGTTTTTTTATACGCAGGTGAATATTTTTGGATTTGCTGCATCGCTTCCCGATCATAAACTTTTTCATCACATTTCTTACAGGACCAATATTCCATATAGGGAACTATATAAATTATCTATCATCTCGATTGAAATGAGAGATCCAGTGGGTTTTTCAATTACATCCACTGGATCTCTCACTCCGCGATGCTCCGCTCGAGATGACAACCCTCGTTTATCACTAAACCTTGAGCCCTTCGATGCGGCGCCACGGCCTTCAAACCCAAACGCGCCACTAAGACCCGATCGTCTTCCACATCCCGTCCACGCGTCGTCAGATAATTGCCCAGCATGGTCCCCGAAGCACCCGCTTCGAACATCTTGTCTTGATATTTCCTCAGATTCACTTCCCGCCCGCCGCAAACAATAAGATCTTTGCTGGGCATGGCCAAGCGAAGCGCAGAAATAATTTTTAGACAATCGAGAGGTGTGAGTTCATTCACGCCCGCAAAAGGAGTTCCAGGGCGAGGATTTAGAAAATTGATAGGAATAGAATGAGGATCAATCTCTTTGAGCTGCAGGATGAATTCCACGCGCTGTTCCAGACTTTCCCCCATCCCCATAATGCCGCCACAACAGGTTTCGAGACCCAATTCTTTGGCAACTTTTATGGTTTCGACTTCTTCTTCCCAGGTGTGGGATTGGACTACATTCGGGAAAAATGATTTTGCTGTTTCGATATTGTGATGCAGATGCTGCATGCCCGCTGCCTTGAGCCGCAGTAGATCCTCGCGCTTCATAAGACCCAGCGAGGCACAGCTTTCGAGTTTGGTCTGCTCTTTAATTTTCGTGAGGGCATCCACCATAATATCCAGTTCCTGTTTTTTGTTCATGGCCCGGCCACTGGTGACGATGGAAAATTCGGTCCCTCCAAAACTTTCGGCCTCTTTGGCTTTTTCTAAGATTTGATCGGCCTTCATCAGAGGATAAAGGGGAGCCTGGGTCCCTTTAAAGCTCGCCGATTGAGAACAAAAATTACAGGTCTCCACGCAAGCACCCGATTTGGCATTCACGATGGAACAAAAACTCACCTCATTTCCAAAGGCAATTTTTCGAACTTCATTGGCCAGGGGTAAAATGATATTAAAATATTCTTCTTCAGTAGCAAAAATAATGGCCCGAACCTGATCTTCATCCGCCCCTTGGGGATAGAGATCAGCAGCCTGGATAGTTTTGGGAAACATGGATTACTCCTTATAATACAGATCTCAACTTAAGGCCTTATTAGAACTTGCCAAGCTTTGACAATAAGAAATATAGAAATATTTAAGAGAAAATACATAATAACGCATTGAAAAAATCATTCAAAAATGTAATGCTTTTTGTATGGCAAAAACCAATCTACAAATTCGCCTTCCTGAAGAACTCGAAGAACAAATCAGAGAATTTGCTCAGCAATCTAAATCGAGTTTCATTCGCGAGGCCATCCAAGAGAAATTAAAGCGAGAAAAAGATAAAAAACGGGAAGAGCAATGGATCAAAGCTCTTCGTAAAAATCCTGAAGATCCTCAGGAAGCAAAGGCCTGGATGGATATTGAAGCTTGGGGTGAGAAATGAAAAAAGGAGAAATTTGGGAAGCGGATTTAGGCGGAAAAGCAGGAAAAAGACCCGTGCTCGTTTTAACGCGATCCCAAATTATTCCCTATCTTTCTAAAATTGTGGTGGCAGAGATCACAACAAAAGGGAAGGGTTACCCTACACAGATTGACATCCATCTTTCAGCAAACTTAAAAAAACAATCTTTTGTTTCTTCAGAAGCACTACACACTATTCCAAAAGATTGTTTGCTTCGCTACTTAGGAGATCTTCCGGAAAATTTACTCAAACAGGTTAATGAAGCCATTGCTTTTGCACTGGATCTTTCTTGATAATAGCTATGAAAAACACCTCCCCTCCCTTTCAAAAATTTCAGGCATCTGATTTTTCATAAAAAAGTGTAAGAGTTTAAAAAAACAAAGGGTAATTTTTAGTCCTGGGGCACAACAACGGCACGAAACCCGATATCGATACGATCGCTGCGCTCATTAGGTCTGTGGCCTTCCCGACTGGCCGCCCGCGCGTACCCGGCATTATCGCTAAACCAGGAAACACCACGCAGCTCGCGTCCGAACGTTTTCGGATTTAGAAACCCTGCCGTTGTCTCAGCCAGTCCCTCTAAACTATTCCCATACCAACCATTACACCACTCCCATACTCCGTTAATTCTTACACCTAAGGGACTCACTGGAACAGCATCTACATCTTTCGGGCCTTCGTCATAGGGCCTAGCAAAATCAGCATTGCTCCCGTTAGGAGGGTTTCCATCACTGGTTCCATAGTTGTTATTTCGACATGTTCCGGTTTTTGGATCTATCCCCCCTCGTCTCAGAAATTCACTCTCCGCCGCTGCGGAAAGGCGACCAGGAAGACCACTTCTTAATGCACGCCCCAACCAATCGGCACAGCCCAAGGCCTCAAACCAATCGACTTCGGTGGCAGGTTGATTGGGTCTGTCAAAGTTCTTTTCTCTTCTATAGCTTTCGGGAACCCCTCGGACAATCTGCAGCCCGTTGGGGTTGTCTTCAAGATTTACACCTTTAAAACCCGTCACAAACCTTCTTTGACTAAAAAATTCGTAAGCCCTTGGATTATTTCCAGCGGATTCACTTTCAATGATTTCGTCAATATTTCCCTTACTTCCTTCACCCACGTACTTTCTAGCTTCTTCATCGCTAGCAAAGCGCCCAATCACCCAGCAATATGGGTTTTCTCTTTCTGTAGCAATGATTGCAAAGGGTCTGTCTTGCATCGCCTCTCTATAAAGTTCAAAGACTCTATTCGTCACCACGGTCTCGGTCACTTCAAAACCAGGCAGGGTGATTTCTTGAACAGGGCTTTCATCATCATAAGCACCTACATCCTCTCCTCCCATACGGAATCTACCACCTTTTACAGACACTAGGCTCATCAAACTAGCTACAGGGTGGGCTTTGGCAAGCGCTTGAACAGTTTCAGCTTCAAGGCCAGCAATCTCGTGTTCCAATGCGCAAATCACCACACGAGAAGTGCCTTGATCTCTTTCATCCCCTCTTCTTTCTGCAGCAGCCAATCGATTTCGAGCATGTTCCAGATGAGCTTTCAATCCTTCAAGCTCAAACGTCGTTCTTGGACGAGACCTGGCTCCTCCTCCCACCGTTCCCATGGCCAGCATCAATGTCATCCATCTTGTCTGCCGTGCAATCCCTGGGGTTTGACGTGCAAATTCGATGAAGTCGCGAGGTGTGGGGGA
This genomic interval carries:
- a CDS encoding 8-amino-7-oxononanoate synthase, with translation MLNISQEIQELQSNNLYRSLKTISSDIGPYVEFQGRKLLNFSSNNYLGLANDHRLKDAAIQATEQFGTSSGASRLITGSMSLHQQLEEKIAQFKNTEAALVFNSGYQANLGIITALLREGDEIYSDELNHASIIDGCRLSKATTKVYRHNDMNHLGELLKSNCHPHPDPLPSRERGQYSLSSPDGGQYHSPLPRGEGAGGRVKRLIVTDSIFSMDGDLAPLQDLAALAEKYDCYLMVDEAHATGVFGKNGKGLVEAIWPDGRPSYLQENLIQMGTFGKALGSFGAYVAAATDVIELLINKARSFIYTTSLPPGVLAASLRAIEIVEQEPERRAKLWENIHHFSKVLNASRLTFHASQISSPIIPILMGSSEKALELSQKLFEQGFWVSAIRYPTVAKGSERLRLTLMASQEKEHLDALAQLLD
- the bioB gene encoding biotin synthase BioB, encoding MFPKTIQAADLYPQGADEDQVRAIIFATEEEYFNIILPLANEVRKIAFGNEVSFCSIVNAKSGACVETCNFCSQSASFKGTQAPLYPLMKADQILEKAKEAESFGGTEFSIVTSGRAMNKKQELDIMVDALTKIKEQTKLESCASLGLMKREDLLRLKAAGMQHLHHNIETAKSFFPNVVQSHTWEEEVETIKVAKELGLETCCGGIMGMGESLEQRVEFILQLKEIDPHSIPINFLNPRPGTPFAGVNELTPLDCLKIISALRLAMPSKDLIVCGGREVNLRKYQDKMFEAGASGTMLGNYLTTRGRDVEDDRVLVARLGLKAVAPHRRAQGLVINEGCHLERSIAE
- a CDS encoding ribbon-helix-helix protein, CopG family, yielding MAKTNLQIRLPEELEEQIREFAQQSKSSFIREAIQEKLKREKDKKREEQWIKALRKNPEDPQEAKAWMDIEAWGEK
- a CDS encoding type II toxin-antitoxin system PemK/MazF family toxin; the encoded protein is MKKGEIWEADLGGKAGKRPVLVLTRSQIIPYLSKIVVAEITTKGKGYPTQIDIHLSANLKKQSFVSSEALHTIPKDCLLRYLGDLPENLLKQVNEAIAFALDLS
- a CDS encoding SUMF1/EgtB/PvdO family nonheme iron enzyme, which gives rise to MVTINRTSQFFTLPSHNPLQQPVEASLPNISPSHFPHLSQALGALHEIKHSIFSSLYSSVGSGLCARPTLEFLDHEIFTESFALQLGIAVAAGIPAGFAGRAAGQGLIAFVGNNALGRVAAFCIRIPVTHLVNQYLSGSIQANLSHQAYVAPDFEAQDLLSVGNLGAAEVLGHTLGGSTGSFILGRLIGGATNCLATGLEIFAGHQINKISRQILHRNLFEAVEQREIRDALNWRELIKNTVMDTAFCAGHGVLGFGAHLLRRVGPPCPTANRNGRPQRAAPTVESPTPRDFIEFARQTPGIARQTRWMTLMLAMGTVGGGARSRPRTTFELEGLKAHLEHARNRLAAAERRGDERDQGTSRVVICALEHEIAGLEAETVQALAKAHPVASLMSLVSVKGGRFRMGGEDVGAYDDESPVQEITLPGFEVTETVVTNRVFELYREAMQDRPFAIIATERENPYCWVIGRFASDEEARKYVGEGSKGNIDEIIESESAGNNPRAYEFFSQRRFVTGFKGVNLEDNPNGLQIVRGVPESYRREKNFDRPNQPATEVDWFEALGCADWLGRALRSGLPGRLSAAAESEFLRRGGIDPKTGTCRNNNYGTSDGNPPNGSNADFARPYDEGPKDVDAVPVSPLGVRINGVWEWCNGWYGNSLEGLAETTAGFLNPKTFGRELRGVSWFSDNAGYARAASREGHRPNERSDRIDIGFRAVVVPQD